In a single window of the Plodia interpunctella isolate USDA-ARS_2022_Savannah chromosome 26, ilPloInte3.2, whole genome shotgun sequence genome:
- the LOC128681165 gene encoding uncharacterized protein LOC128681165 isoform X3, giving the protein MDTCLIFICISLTVISNTVGNIHDAPDSLRKHYGNNRQKLLDLGVEVGKGKDGKDFDVSDRVAVYDSPENVTEDKKSKKRLSGPSGGLKSVTIKPTRCTTGKAITLDPDFKPESEGEYYYVSHNVPCDRAGNGSRCGDSTV; this is encoded by the exons ATGGATACATGcttgatttttatttgc ATCTCTTTAACGGTAATTTCAAATACCGTTGGAAATATACATGATGCCCCAG ATTCGTTACGTAAACACTATGGTA acAACAGGCAAAAACTATTAGATTTAG GCGTTGAAGTAGGTaaag gCAAAGATGGCAAAG ATTTTGACGTTTCCGATAGAGTAGCGGTTTACGATTCACCGGAAAATGTGACAGAAG ataaaaaaagcaaaaaaagaCTATCTGGTCCTTCGGGCGGATTGAAGTCGGTCACTATAAAACCAACGCGGTGTACTACTGGGAAAGCCATTACTT TGGACCCTGATTTTAAGCCTG AAAGTGAAGGTGAGTATTATTATGTCAGTCATAATGTGCCATGTGATCGTGCCGGGAACGGCTCCCGATGCGGGGACTCAACGGTTTAA
- the LOC128681165 gene encoding uncharacterized protein LOC128681165 isoform X4, with translation MDTCLIFICISLTVISNTVGNIHDAPDSLRKHYGNNRQKLLDLGVEVGKDFDVSDRVAVYDSPENVTEDKKSKKRLSGPSGGLKSVTIKPTRCTTGKAITLDPDFKPESEGEYYYVSHNVPCDRAGNGSRCGDSTV, from the exons ATGGATACATGcttgatttttatttgc ATCTCTTTAACGGTAATTTCAAATACCGTTGGAAATATACATGATGCCCCAG ATTCGTTACGTAAACACTATGGTA acAACAGGCAAAAACTATTAGATTTAG GCGTTGAAGTAGGTaaag ATTTTGACGTTTCCGATAGAGTAGCGGTTTACGATTCACCGGAAAATGTGACAGAAG ataaaaaaagcaaaaaaagaCTATCTGGTCCTTCGGGCGGATTGAAGTCGGTCACTATAAAACCAACGCGGTGTACTACTGGGAAAGCCATTACTT TGGACCCTGATTTTAAGCCTG AAAGTGAAGGTGAGTATTATTATGTCAGTCATAATGTGCCATGTGATCGTGCCGGGAACGGCTCCCGATGCGGGGACTCAACGGTTTAA
- the LOC128681165 gene encoding uncharacterized protein LOC128681165 isoform X2: protein MDTCLIFICISLTVISNTVGNIHDAPDSLRKHYGNNRQKLLDLDYGIHLSSVEVGKDFDVSDRVAVYDSPENVTEDKKSKKRLSGPSGGLKSVTIKPTRCTTGKAITLDPDFKPESEGEYYYVSHNVPCDRAGNGSRCGDSTV, encoded by the exons ATGGATACATGcttgatttttatttgc ATCTCTTTAACGGTAATTTCAAATACCGTTGGAAATATACATGATGCCCCAG ATTCGTTACGTAAACACTATGGTA acAACAGGCAAAAACTATTAGATTTAG ACTATGGTATCCATCTGTCAA GCGTTGAAGTAGGTaaag ATTTTGACGTTTCCGATAGAGTAGCGGTTTACGATTCACCGGAAAATGTGACAGAAG ataaaaaaagcaaaaaaagaCTATCTGGTCCTTCGGGCGGATTGAAGTCGGTCACTATAAAACCAACGCGGTGTACTACTGGGAAAGCCATTACTT TGGACCCTGATTTTAAGCCTG AAAGTGAAGGTGAGTATTATTATGTCAGTCATAATGTGCCATGTGATCGTGCCGGGAACGGCTCCCGATGCGGGGACTCAACGGTTTAA
- the LOC128681165 gene encoding uncharacterized protein LOC128681165 isoform X1, giving the protein MDTCLIFICISLTVISNTVGNIHDAPDSLRKHYGNNRQKLLDLDYGIHLSSVEVGKGKDGKDFDVSDRVAVYDSPENVTEDKKSKKRLSGPSGGLKSVTIKPTRCTTGKAITLDPDFKPESEGEYYYVSHNVPCDRAGNGSRCGDSTV; this is encoded by the exons ATGGATACATGcttgatttttatttgc ATCTCTTTAACGGTAATTTCAAATACCGTTGGAAATATACATGATGCCCCAG ATTCGTTACGTAAACACTATGGTA acAACAGGCAAAAACTATTAGATTTAG ACTATGGTATCCATCTGTCAA GCGTTGAAGTAGGTaaag gCAAAGATGGCAAAG ATTTTGACGTTTCCGATAGAGTAGCGGTTTACGATTCACCGGAAAATGTGACAGAAG ataaaaaaagcaaaaaaagaCTATCTGGTCCTTCGGGCGGATTGAAGTCGGTCACTATAAAACCAACGCGGTGTACTACTGGGAAAGCCATTACTT TGGACCCTGATTTTAAGCCTG AAAGTGAAGGTGAGTATTATTATGTCAGTCATAATGTGCCATGTGATCGTGCCGGGAACGGCTCCCGATGCGGGGACTCAACGGTTTAA
- the LOC128681165 gene encoding uncharacterized protein LOC128681165 isoform X5 — MDTCLIFICISLTVISNTVGNIHDAPDSLRKHYGNNRQKLLDLDYGIHLSSVEVGKDKKSKKRLSGPSGGLKSVTIKPTRCTTGKAITLDPDFKPESEGEYYYVSHNVPCDRAGNGSRCGDSTV, encoded by the exons ATGGATACATGcttgatttttatttgc ATCTCTTTAACGGTAATTTCAAATACCGTTGGAAATATACATGATGCCCCAG ATTCGTTACGTAAACACTATGGTA acAACAGGCAAAAACTATTAGATTTAG ACTATGGTATCCATCTGTCAA GCGTTGAAGTAGGTaaag ataaaaaaagcaaaaaaagaCTATCTGGTCCTTCGGGCGGATTGAAGTCGGTCACTATAAAACCAACGCGGTGTACTACTGGGAAAGCCATTACTT TGGACCCTGATTTTAAGCCTG AAAGTGAAGGTGAGTATTATTATGTCAGTCATAATGTGCCATGTGATCGTGCCGGGAACGGCTCCCGATGCGGGGACTCAACGGTTTAA